In a genomic window of Pleurocapsa sp. PCC 7319:
- a CDS encoding iron-containing redox enzyme family protein has product MFLIQDYKKPLFKEQVFFNFKDTSVQITYGTQEYLLSVEPENQPQTTKLLKLLQTGNLSLPQLVQVCPDIEEQIPELLLEFDRLGMIQETQAQIAIQPMTGLQFYREIRRFLQRWQNQIVHPLAFQKMTEGTITREQLIGYALESYHVTHLCPRLLAGSLTKQETPETYQLLQEFFVSELYHDRLITNSLASVGIEETQLEQIQPLPMTFAICSALAVFAQQHPLSFKLALWLFEQDDPKFLELFKQCCQDRDLPREFYQPILLHAKINDEGEHEQITKNLLAEVAYISVEEQLRVKKNMAILQESIILRDRHIIDYYGNPHNIIPRYFSGNITKA; this is encoded by the coding sequence ATGTTTTTAATTCAAGACTATAAAAAACCTTTATTTAAAGAGCAAGTCTTTTTTAATTTTAAAGATACTAGTGTTCAAATTACCTATGGTACTCAAGAATATTTACTCTCAGTTGAACCAGAAAACCAACCGCAAACAACTAAACTATTAAAATTATTACAGACTGGCAATTTATCATTGCCACAATTAGTTCAAGTTTGTCCCGACATTGAGGAACAGATACCTGAATTACTATTAGAGTTTGACCGCTTGGGAATGATCCAAGAAACCCAAGCTCAAATTGCAATTCAGCCAATGACTGGACTACAGTTCTATCGAGAGATACGACGTTTTTTGCAGCGTTGGCAAAACCAGATTGTTCATCCTTTAGCTTTTCAGAAGATGACTGAAGGAACGATTACTAGAGAGCAATTAATTGGCTATGCTCTAGAATCCTATCACGTTACTCATTTGTGTCCTCGTCTGTTGGCTGGTTCCTTAACTAAGCAGGAAACACCTGAGACTTATCAACTCCTTCAAGAATTTTTCGTTTCTGAACTGTATCATGATCGCTTAATCACAAATTCTTTAGCCAGCGTGGGAATTGAAGAAACACAACTTGAACAGATACAGCCTTTACCGATGACTTTTGCTATTTGTTCTGCTTTAGCTGTTTTTGCTCAACAGCATCCTTTAAGTTTTAAATTGGCACTATGGTTATTTGAACAAGACGATCCCAAGTTTTTAGAGTTATTCAAACAGTGTTGTCAGGATCGGGATTTGCCGAGGGAATTTTATCAACCGATTTTGTTACACGCCAAGATTAATGATGAAGGAGAACATGAGCAGATAACCAAGAATTTGCTGGCAGAAGTAGCTTATATTTCCGTTGAAGAACAGTTGCGGGTCAAGAAGAATATGGCAATTCTTCAAGAGTCAATCATCCTACGCGATCGCCATATTATCGATTATTATGGCAATCCTCATAATATTATTCCTCGTTATTTCAGCGGTAATATTACAAAAGCTTGA
- a CDS encoding NHLP leader peptide family RiPP precursor has translation MTKKSKIYQQVSEQLLIDKNFQERFLSAPKSVLNEMGINIPDSVQVEVHEDTARIKNIVIPESLLEEDESTASNPLYRQIVIKACEDQNFKTQLMQNPKVAIALLTGESVPEDLEIRVYKNTSILMHLVIYLEGANEELSEQELETVAGGKSVLSSGNWAGLVY, from the coding sequence ATGACTAAAAAAAGTAAAATCTATCAACAAGTTTCTGAGCAATTATTAATAGATAAAAATTTTCAAGAACGGTTTTTAAGCGCTCCAAAATCAGTACTAAATGAGATGGGTATAAATATTCCTGATTCAGTTCAAGTTGAGGTTCATGAAGACACGGCGCGGATTAAAAATATTGTGATCCCTGAAAGCCTATTAGAAGAAGACGAATCAACTGCTTCTAATCCTTTATACAGACAAATAGTTATTAAAGCTTGTGAAGATCAAAACTTTAAAACTCAGTTAATGCAAAACCCTAAAGTGGCGATCGCACTTTTGACTGGAGAGAGTGTACCAGAAGATCTGGAAATCCGTGTTTATAAGAATACTTCTATCCTCATGCATCTAGTTATCTATCTCGAAGGAGCAAATGAAGAATTGAGCGAGCAAGAATTGGAAACTGTTGCTGGAGGAAAATCAGTATTATCCAGTGGTAATTGGGCTGGATTGGTCTATTAA